The following proteins are encoded in a genomic region of Deltaproteobacteria bacterium:
- a CDS encoding glycosyltransferase family 39 protein, giving the protein MKSIYDRLKSLAFSNGVKLLLACAVVFAISYFYLLYYRNAFYDLTADEGYIIYGAKRVLDGQILYKDFFQFYPPGDFYLLAFVFKLFGYSFIIARETAVVIDSLINTLLFYLSYKAIKSWYAILSPLFFLILGYPNWMQYSHYWSSMLFLFISLAFFLNYLEQNKITYLYLTGIFTGITGLFLQTPAVYAILLILPVLILEKRKEQGFGKKVFLFLMGIGVPLIIVFGYFVWQGAFFDFIKEQYTMSKVYSETQTFNPIVLYFQHVNEFSVIFMLYTSIAILSGVALIFFRKKLSNPVKIILIGNIVLFFTSSSRMDFEHILVNSAIVFIVVLIPVKWFLDYLRNKYNWAFKGAIIVWTVTAVILILWGVISMKTNIHAIEASAYQINFNGTQVWTFNEKEAYEINEFFPQVEKILNGDKNVFVYPYGPLIYVLMNFNNPLYFDYAPVYVNNNNLINTFAMPIIQLLKADNIKYIIYCGWPKDYVNAVLALENRQYHINALDIFIRAHYSPVLRVNDLILYKKRS; this is encoded by the coding sequence TTATGGAGCCAAGAGGGTACTGGACGGGCAGATCCTCTATAAAGATTTCTTTCAATTCTATCCTCCCGGTGATTTCTACCTACTTGCCTTTGTGTTTAAGCTCTTTGGATACAGCTTTATCATTGCCAGGGAAACTGCCGTGGTAATTGACAGCCTTATAAATACTCTTCTTTTCTATCTTAGTTATAAAGCGATAAAATCATGGTACGCAATCTTATCACCACTTTTTTTCCTTATTCTGGGATATCCAAATTGGATGCAATATAGCCACTATTGGTCGAGCATGCTGTTTCTATTTATATCGCTTGCCTTTTTTCTGAATTATCTCGAACAAAATAAGATCACCTATCTCTACTTGACCGGCATCTTTACAGGCATAACAGGTCTGTTCCTTCAGACGCCGGCCGTGTATGCTATTTTATTAATATTGCCGGTTTTGATTTTGGAGAAAAGAAAAGAACAAGGCTTTGGTAAAAAAGTCTTCTTATTTTTAATGGGTATTGGCGTTCCATTGATTATTGTATTTGGGTATTTTGTATGGCAAGGGGCTTTCTTTGATTTTATAAAAGAACAATATACTATGAGTAAGGTATATTCGGAAACACAAACATTTAATCCGATAGTGCTCTATTTTCAGCACGTTAACGAGTTTAGTGTCATTTTTATGCTCTATACAAGTATAGCAATTCTCTCCGGTGTTGCTTTAATCTTTTTCAGGAAGAAGCTCTCAAATCCAGTAAAAATAATCCTTATAGGCAATATCGTTCTGTTTTTTACCAGCAGCAGCCGAATGGACTTTGAGCATATACTCGTAAATTCAGCAATCGTATTCATTGTGGTTCTTATTCCTGTAAAATGGTTTTTGGACTATCTGAGAAATAAATATAATTGGGCATTTAAAGGCGCAATTATTGTATGGACCGTCACAGCTGTTATTCTTATTCTCTGGGGCGTTATTTCAATGAAAACAAACATCCACGCTATAGAGGCAAGTGCTTATCAGATTAATTTTAATGGTACACAGGTATGGACATTTAATGAGAAAGAGGCATATGAAATCAATGAGTTTTTTCCGCAGGTAGAAAAGATATTGAATGGGGATAAAAATGTGTTTGTGTATCCTTATGGCCCGCTGATTTATGTCTTAATGAATTTCAACAATCCCCTATATTTCGACTATGCACCTGTTTATGTTAATAACAATAATTTAATCAATACATTTGCTATGCCAATAATACAATTGTTAAAAGCAGATAACATTAAGTATATAATTTACTGTGGTTGGCCAAAAGATTATGTTAATGCAGTATTAGCATTAGAAAATAGACAGTACCATATAAACGCACTTGATATATTTATCAGGGCACATTATTCCCCGGTATTAAGAGTAAACGACTTAATTCTTTATAAGAAGCGTTCATGA
- a CDS encoding glycosyltransferase family 39 protein, with translation MLNKNGLNYKDWITAFILFILTILLSLHYYLLLLLNVDEGIALYGAKRILMGQTLYKDFFDIVTPGTDYLLALIFKLFGTTLKAARLSIIITNSLNVVMLLIISRKLIKGRKLAYIPPVLLMLSYISDLDYGAVSHHAFAIFFATLTLFLLMLFDNNKALKWLLAGLGTSLTLLFLQSTGLALYGILSLYFVIRIVLNLIKRKKSSIHFTTLKGLSVYDREIPSNPNLFPTEFILFSLSFWLPIIATLIFFMIKGGLHNFIYDIFIWPAGHYVVTNNVSFTHFLHFPSIYEFIGLKRLPVSIIDVLFVSLGVIIYFPIMLFFVGAIYIIQQYWKNKIFEDKFLFLLLILSTLFISEYINPSSLRLLLYFPFFLVLVFFIVQHSDRGFAGYILKTISLCYLIGTVALSYNWYQKTYNYVISDMPSIEVKTAAGKIILPDTSADSIDSLLKIKFPRYSFILFWSPSIYFITGTNNPTVLNTYTPVYNTRAQANKVIEQLEYFKPKLVIIDGYLNDLKQARWRNVNPEVFNIKNDPLLNYISHNYKISRKIDDFYYIYELR, from the coding sequence ATGTTAAATAAAAATGGCCTAAATTACAAAGACTGGATCACAGCATTCATTTTATTTATTTTAACGATCCTTCTATCCTTACATTATTATTTACTATTGCTTTTAAACGTCGATGAAGGGATAGCACTCTATGGCGCAAAAAGAATTCTTATGGGACAGACTCTTTATAAAGATTTTTTTGACATAGTAACGCCTGGCACGGATTATCTGCTTGCTCTTATATTTAAACTATTCGGGACAACGCTAAAGGCTGCACGGCTTTCTATCATTATAACAAATTCATTGAATGTGGTAATGTTATTAATCATATCACGCAAACTTATAAAGGGCAGAAAGCTCGCGTATATTCCACCTGTATTGCTGATGCTCAGCTATATTTCCGACTTAGATTATGGAGCTGTCAGTCATCACGCGTTTGCCATTTTTTTCGCTACTTTAACTTTGTTTCTATTGATGCTCTTTGATAATAATAAAGCACTAAAATGGTTACTCGCAGGACTTGGGACTTCACTTACTTTATTATTCTTACAGAGTACGGGATTGGCATTATACGGTATTTTATCTCTATACTTTGTAATCCGCATTGTACTGAATCTCATAAAAAGGAAAAAATCTTCAATTCATTTTACCACATTAAAAGGCCTATCCGTTTATGATAGGGAAATACCTTCAAATCCCAATTTATTTCCAACAGAGTTCATCTTATTTTCTCTCAGCTTCTGGCTCCCCATAATTGCTACACTGATATTCTTTATGATAAAGGGTGGCTTGCATAATTTTATATACGATATATTTATATGGCCAGCGGGACATTACGTTGTTACGAATAATGTATCTTTTACACATTTTTTGCATTTTCCCAGTATCTACGAATTTATTGGCCTTAAAAGATTGCCCGTAAGCATTATTGATGTATTGTTTGTTTCATTGGGCGTAATAATATATTTTCCTATTATGCTCTTTTTTGTCGGTGCAATTTATATTATTCAACAGTATTGGAAAAATAAAATATTCGAAGATAAGTTTTTATTTTTATTACTGATTTTATCAACATTATTTATTAGTGAATATATCAATCCTTCCAGTTTGAGGCTTCTCCTTTACTTTCCATTCTTCTTAGTCTTAGTATTTTTTATTGTACAGCATAGCGATAGAGGCTTCGCCGGATATATTCTAAAAACAATTAGTCTATGTTACCTGATAGGCACAGTTGCGTTATCCTATAACTGGTATCAAAAGACTTATAATTATGTAATATCTGATATGCCTTCTATAGAAGTTAAAACTGCAGCTGGTAAAATTATTCTGCCTGACACGAGTGCCGATAGTATTGATTCTCTCTTGAAAATTAAATTTCCGCGCTATTCATTCATTCTCTTCTGGTCTCCGTCAATATATTTTATTACCGGGACCAACAATCCTACTGTGCTGAACACCTACACTCCCGTTTATAATACAAGGGCTCAAGCCAATAAAGTCATCGAACAATTAGAATATTTCAAGCCAAAGCTTGTAATTATTGATGGTTATCTTAATGACTTAAAACAAGCACGCTGGCGCAATGTAAATCCGGAAGTATTCAATATAAAGAATGATCCATTATTGAATTATATAAGCCATAATTATAAAATATCGCGAAAAATCGATGATTTCTACTACATATATGAATTAAGATAA
- a CDS encoding B12-binding domain-containing radical SAM protein, with protein sequence MKILLINPTDRQLMFVDPPNYMRHADFTTRLPPLGLLYIASYLTTYTTDHEVAMLDATLENLSYDAIEERIRKYKPDIVGISTYTLTLLDTLEIAHRAKQVNPDVFVVIGGPHAFIYPAQTAMLPYIDAVVPGEGEEVMTELVEALAKGMSLEQIPGIYLNHNGTLLVTPPRSLIENLDTLPFPARKLVPKKAYKFVSDTSAFSTTMISSRGCKFKCTFCDVPFRSIRARSPDNVVDEISECAEIGYKEINFYDDNFNFSEERVGDICQRLISNGSPVNFSIRARVDKINLKMLQQLYHAGCRRINFGLEVGDDETLKYLKKGITTDMVRNAVRLTKDAGIEVVTYFILGIPGRPKETSLRTIDFAIEIDPDYAQFMYMVLLPGTELYTNAIKSGGIANDFYMDFATRPSPLPYIAYWENPLSYEEAQSLTKLAHKRFYLRPTYIWKHLSKVSSLTELLRKGHAALDVFSYALYNK encoded by the coding sequence ATGAAAATTCTATTAATAAATCCAACAGATCGGCAATTGATGTTTGTAGATCCACCAAACTACATGAGGCATGCAGATTTTACAACTCGTTTACCTCCGTTAGGATTACTTTACATTGCCAGTTATCTGACAACTTACACCACTGATCATGAAGTAGCTATGCTCGATGCTACTCTTGAAAACCTTTCTTATGATGCTATTGAAGAAAGGATCCGCAAATACAAGCCAGACATAGTTGGCATCAGTACCTACACTTTAACGCTTCTTGATACACTTGAAATAGCCCATAGGGCAAAACAGGTGAATCCAGATGTTTTTGTAGTTATAGGAGGACCGCACGCATTTATATACCCTGCTCAAACAGCTATGTTGCCTTATATAGATGCTGTTGTTCCCGGAGAAGGCGAAGAAGTAATGACAGAACTTGTTGAAGCTCTTGCAAAGGGCATGTCCCTTGAACAGATCCCTGGAATATATCTAAATCATAATGGCACATTATTAGTTACGCCACCGAGGTCATTAATAGAGAATCTCGACACCCTTCCATTCCCTGCACGTAAACTTGTACCTAAAAAGGCTTATAAATTTGTTTCTGATACAAGTGCGTTCTCGACCACAATGATTTCAAGTAGAGGATGTAAATTCAAATGCACCTTTTGTGATGTTCCCTTTCGTTCAATTAGAGCAAGATCTCCTGATAATGTTGTGGATGAAATATCTGAATGCGCTGAAATTGGATATAAGGAAATTAACTTCTATGATGATAACTTTAATTTCAGTGAGGAACGAGTGGGAGACATCTGTCAAAGACTTATAAGCAATGGGTCTCCTGTAAACTTTAGTATACGGGCAAGGGTAGATAAGATTAATCTTAAAATGCTTCAACAATTATATCATGCAGGATGCCGTAGAATTAATTTTGGATTGGAAGTTGGAGACGATGAAACTTTAAAATATTTAAAAAAGGGTATAACCACAGACATGGTACGTAATGCAGTTAGGCTTACAAAAGACGCCGGCATTGAGGTAGTTACTTATTTTATACTTGGTATACCAGGAAGACCAAAGGAAACATCATTGCGTACAATAGATTTTGCCATAGAGATTGATCCAGATTACGCACAATTCATGTATATGGTTCTTTTACCAGGAACAGAGCTATACACCAATGCAATAAAAAGTGGCGGTATTGCCAATGATTTTTATATGGATTTTGCCACACGACCAAGTCCTCTACCCTACATAGCTTACTGGGAGAATCCTTTATCGTATGAAGAAGCTCAGAGCCTTACAAAACTTGCACACAAACGTTTTTATCTGCGTCCAACATATATATGGAAACATCTTAGTAAAGTCTCTTCATTAACCGAACTATTGAGAAAAGGTCACGCAGCTCTTGATGTTTTTTCTTATGCCCTTTACAATAAATAA
- a CDS encoding glycosyltransferase family 39 protein — protein sequence MSKKTLNNLLPIVIGCLAFGFYLFLILKFDWYINSSDFFPTEFSAILQFTGNPKILTGYYSPGYPLLLNIISIFTRNYLFSAKLLCAISGGLLVYLVYKISFIMFRNILWALLTAFIVGINSHIIFGSIGENQDILVASLLLWTFYLLLKAPGQNKTWFFVGLIIGIASIIKQYSIVFILIYILIIVIEHYGKGTRLYLPIIGYLIGGTILGSLPQLIVNTIVYLNPFYNYTLQSGNIVIMAQNQNIYFPSLKNELSNVFLTFLISIYSNTLPLLLHLVDVFRIYSMCLKLQYYIVAAVILLIFKKPYKKIVLENSIVILGFVVFISMVAYLEKGTYLPVALTSLFYVPAGAVLADIKPKMLFKPLSILLVIYVTMFAPIVEPKTFHPYSHSIVYVDQPRYGTIKDSISEVAFFYIVKKVSKDLSYTLNLHGMISPLDVLSTPGYIYYNNINDPYKLKDAFSVFVDFSQAQHKNDIIKLDKIGIINLKDLRKYKLLNNIRFYMPYYSLGPTQYLFDKDFWVLFPDMWFSNLFELIHVMQEHRIKFVILNKKWVESNLPMFSAIANATSLGKQFDLIFRYHDDYYVYRFKKH from the coding sequence ATGAGCAAGAAAACTTTAAACAATCTGCTGCCTATAGTTATTGGCTGTTTAGCGTTTGGGTTTTATCTTTTTCTTATACTAAAGTTTGATTGGTATATTAACAGTTCAGATTTTTTTCCCACAGAGTTCTCTGCGATATTACAATTCACTGGAAATCCAAAGATTCTTACGGGATATTACAGCCCTGGCTATCCCTTACTACTAAACATCATAAGCATTTTCACGAGAAATTATCTCTTTTCTGCAAAGCTCCTCTGTGCAATTTCTGGCGGGCTTTTGGTATATCTTGTTTATAAGATCTCCTTTATCATGTTTAGGAATATTTTATGGGCTTTATTGACTGCTTTTATTGTCGGCATAAACTCGCACATTATTTTTGGCTCTATCGGGGAGAATCAGGACATTTTAGTAGCTTCACTTTTGCTATGGACTTTCTATCTTTTATTAAAAGCACCAGGGCAGAATAAAACGTGGTTTTTTGTAGGACTGATCATTGGGATCGCATCAATAATAAAACAATATAGTATTGTTTTTATATTAATATACATATTAATAATAGTGATAGAACATTATGGAAAAGGCACAAGATTGTATCTACCCATAATAGGCTATTTAATTGGGGGAACCATATTGGGCAGCTTACCACAATTAATTGTGAACACCATCGTTTATCTCAATCCATTTTATAATTACACCTTACAATCAGGAAACATAGTTATCATGGCACAAAATCAGAACATATATTTTCCATCTCTAAAAAATGAATTATCTAATGTGTTTTTAACATTTTTAATATCTATCTACTCTAATACACTGCCCCTTCTACTTCATCTTGTCGATGTTTTTCGGATCTATAGTATGTGTTTAAAACTTCAGTACTATATTGTCGCTGCTGTAATTCTGCTTATCTTCAAAAAGCCATATAAAAAGATTGTTCTTGAGAATAGTATTGTCATTCTAGGGTTTGTAGTATTTATATCCATGGTGGCTTATCTAGAAAAGGGGACATATCTTCCGGTTGCATTAACCTCACTGTTTTATGTACCAGCAGGGGCTGTTTTAGCTGATATTAAACCAAAGATGCTGTTCAAACCTCTTAGTATATTACTTGTTATTTACGTAACCATGTTTGCTCCAATTGTAGAGCCTAAAACATTCCACCCCTATTCTCATTCAATAGTTTATGTTGATCAACCGAGGTATGGAACCATAAAAGACAGCATAAGCGAGGTCGCATTTTTTTATATCGTGAAGAAAGTGTCTAAAGATCTAAGCTATACATTGAATTTACATGGCATGATAAGCCCATTGGATGTATTATCTACACCGGGATACATATACTATAATAATATTAACGATCCTTATAAGCTTAAGGATGCATTTTCTGTATTTGTAGACTTTTCTCAAGCCCAACATAAAAATGATATAATTAAATTGGATAAGATAGGGATAATTAATCTGAAAGATTTAAGAAAATATAAATTATTAAATAACATTAGATTTTATATGCCTTATTATTCCCTTGGACCCACGCAATATCTTTTTGATAAAGATTTCTGGGTGCTATTCCCAGATATGTGGTTTAGCAACCTATTTGAATTAATACATGTTATGCAGGAGCATAGGATTAAATTCGTCATACTGAACAAGAAATGGGTTGAATCTAATCTTCCAATGTTCTCCGCTATTGCAAATGCTACATCTCTGGGCAAACAATTTGACCTTATCTTTAGATACCATGATGACTATTATGTATACCGATTCAAAAAGCACTAA